The Epinephelus lanceolatus isolate andai-2023 chromosome 21, ASM4190304v1, whole genome shotgun sequence genome has a segment encoding these proteins:
- the LOC117246831 gene encoding uncharacterized protein LOC117246831, giving the protein MKAHWWSCVLGLLCMPAEVLLSTWTVSQDPLSISLMRVNSSAEITCSTSLTQPLGLYLHRRFYYKRDVLYLHLEKGLVTKNTTASEFVGRIHIAQNQQTEGGHGITLKLSLLGLVDTDLYYCSWKYFKSETSLVETLPSNGTIIIIRERDPQEHCRDHILDLIFIALSVTAFIVVLFLFIGALIVRCKRFKRQFRPARAAYPPRAAHPPRAAHPPRAHRPQHVCPQQRVQHCPYLVTSVDTLDFRGIL; this is encoded by the exons ATGAAGGCCCACTGGTGGAGCTGTGTGTTGGGACTACTCTGCATGCCTGCTGAGGTATTGCTCAGCACTTggacag TGTCTCAAGATCCCTTGTCCATCTCTCTAATGAGAGTCAACTCATCTGCTGAGATCACATGCTCCACATCATTGACTCAACCGCTGGGCTTGTACCTGCACAGGcgtttttattacaaaagggACGTACTGTACCTGCACTTGGAAAAAGGCCTGGTCACCAAGAATACCACGGCTTCGGAATTTGTTGGCCGAATCCACATAGCCCAAAACCAGCAGACCGAGGGTGGCCATGGGATCACACTGAAGCTTTCTCTGCTGGGGCTGGTGGACACAGACTTGTATTACTGCAGCTGGAAATACTTCAAATCAGAGACATCGTTGGTTGAAACCCTGCCCAGCAATGGcaccattattattatcagaG AGAGAGATCCCCAGGAGCACTGCAGGGACCACATTTTGGATCTCATCTTTATCGCCTTGAGTGTGACAGCATTCATTGTGGTATTGTTCCTCTTCATTGGAGCACTGATTGTGAGATGCAAACGT tttAAAAGGCAATTCAGACCAGCCAGAGCTGCATATCCACCCAGAGCTGCACACCCACCCAGAGCTGCACACCCACCCAGAGCTCACAGGCCTCAGCATGTCTGTCCTCAGCAGCGAGTTCAACATTGTCCCTATTTAGTCACATCCGTAGATACTTTGGACTTCAGGGGCATTCTGTAA